The Indicator indicator isolate 239-I01 chromosome 18, UM_Iind_1.1, whole genome shotgun sequence region atggctgcacccaaagagtggctggcaATGGCTCCgtgtcccaggggaggccagggacaagtggagtccctcagggatcagccctgggaccaggcttgttcaagatctctgttggtgccatggacagtggcattgagtgcaccctcagcaggtttgctgatgacaccaagctgtgtggtgctgctgacaggctggagggaagggatccatccagagggacctggacaggctgcagaggtgggcacaagccaacctcatgaggttcaacaagaccaagggcaaggtcttGCATgagggtcaaggcaatcccaaacacaaatccaggttgggcagggactggctggagagcagccctgaggagagggacttgaaagtgctgggggatgagaagctcagcaggagccagcagtgtgcacttgcagcccagagagccaagcagagcctgggctgcagcaggagaagtgtggccagcagggccagggaggggattctccccctctgctccactctgctcagaccacacctggagtactgcatccagttctggagcctctattacaagaaggatctggaggtgctaacccatgtccagagaaaggccatgaggatgagcagagggctggagctcctctcttatgaggagagactgagagagttggggctgttcagactggagaagagaaggctccaaggtgaccttattgtggccttccaggatctgcagggggctacaagaaagctgggaggggactttttaggctatcaggtagtgacaggactggggggaatggaataaagctggaagtggggagattcagactggatgtgaggaggaagttcttccccatgagagtggtgagagcctggaatgggttgcccagggaggtggttgaggctccatccctggaggtgtttaaggccaggctggatgaggctctgggcagcctgatctagtgtgaggtgtccctgcccatggcagggggttggaactgaatgatccttgtggtccctttcaaccatgactgattccatgaaaaagagaaggctgaggggagacctcattgctgtctacaactacctgaaaggatgttgtagagaggctggtgctgggctctcatcacaggtaattagtgatagaaatCTAGTTTTAGAGTGGGAGTTGTGCAATATCCTTATAACTCAGAGACCTTATGCatggtagaatcacagaagaatagatgttgtggtgggttgaaattacccccccccAACTAATCTGGGACAattacaggaggttccacctcagtatcaggaggagcttcttcactgtgagtctcacagagcactggaacaggctgcccagaggggttgtggagtccccttctctggagactttcaagacccatctggatgtgttcctgtgtgacctgtgctggattctatggtcctgctctggcaggggggttggacttgatgatctccaggagtcccttccaacccctgacacccTGTGAACGGGAGGGCCAGCTGCCACTggctagatttagattggacagtaggaaaaatttcttcatagaaagagtggtcagccattggaacgtgctgcccaggaaggtggttgagttgcCAACCCTggttgtgtttaaaggtggtttggatgaggtgcttgaggatatggtttacgggtgaaccttgtagagcagggtcaTTGATTTTACTCagtgatcctgaggatcttttccaacctgaatgcttctgtgattctccacaTGGCAAAGAGCTGCTCAGGCAGTCACACAGCTCACTGAGCCCTGTCTGCTCACCATCAGCTTCTCAACTCCAGAAGCTGACTTAGCAAGTCAGACTCAGACTGACAGATGACACTAGGAGTCATCTAGCAatgatctgcttgaaggtaggaggctctacagagggacctggacaggctggatggatgatctgaggccaatgggatgagattcaccaaggccaagtgttgggtcctgcacttgggtcacagcaagCCCATGCATggttccaggcttggggaagagtggctgtaaggaaagacctgggggtgctggttaaCAGCCATGGGAAAATatgcatgtgcccaggtggccaagaaggacaacagCACCCTGGCCTGCACCAgcaagtgtgggcagcaggaccagggcagtgatcatgaccctggactcagcactggtgaggccacacctcaaatactgggttcagttttgggcccctcactccaagaaggacatagagtagctggagcagatccagagaagggcaacaaagctggggaagggtctggaaaggtgcaactgagggaactggggttgtgcagcctggagaaaatgagactgaggggagaccacctgGGTCCcttcaactccctgaaaggagtttgagccaggtgggggttggtctcttctcttaGGTAACAaaggataggatgagagaaaacagcctcaagttgtgccagaagaggtttaggttgggcatgaggaacaatttattcCTTGAAAGGGTTTGTCAGagcctggatcaggctgcccaagggaagTGATGGAATCTGAatctccagccctggagggacaaaaagccatgcagatgtggtgctgagggccacggtttagtggtgagctggcagtgctgggtcaacaGCTGGACTCAGTCATAAAGGTCTCttcaaccaaaccaattctgttTGGCACCCATCAGCCACAGCTGGCTTAGCAGTAAATAAGCAACAGCTTTGTCCTGGAATGACCAGCAAGTCTGGGTAGAACAAGGTGCATGGCAGGTGGGTTTGCTCCACCCTGGCTAATGATTTTGTTGGACTGAAGCACAGGAGCTATTTGCACCTCTGCCAGACTTCACTGAAACTGGTCAGTGAGCTCAAGAGGATTTCAGAAGCCTTCTTTCTCCCTGAAGTTGGGCTAAAAATACTTCTAGtttgaaaagaagcagaagactGGGGAGCAAAGTACAGGGAAGTTCTGAGAGATGAGGAACAGATCCAGCTGCTTCAGAAACTAGGCTGGAGCTTGTCATACACCACTTCTACACAGCAGGGCATGGTCTGCCACAAGACAACAACTGTGCAGGGACACACTGAAGCAGTTCACAGCCCTTCTGAAAGTCAGCAGCTGGAAAGAAGGACACTCTaccctctgagctctccccAAAGGACAAAGGGATCCAAGCAACACAGCTGGAAAGTGACAGCTGCCTAACATGCAGCTTGAGTGAATTCACCTGGACACCCCTGATGAGCACAGCAGTCACTTGAACTGGCATCATGACTAATAGGAGTAAGATTAATCCCCTTTGTGTTGTCCCCAGATTAAAccaaccattaaaaaaaaaaaaacaacccaatcctccttttctcccccccacCTTGCAGTTACCTCCAATTCCTCCAAATCCTTTCACGAATTGGGATCCTTCCTGTGATTTGTCTGTAACAATTTCCAATGTTGCTCCAAATTTCTTGTAGTTGTTTGCAAACCACTCCAGAAGGGGCATACTTTCTATCAGTTCGTGTTCCTGGCCAGTCTGTGCAGATAtttgagaggagaaagggggggaaaaaaaaaaaagacaggaaataaaaatgttgtGGTCACTACATGTTAGGTAGAGAAACTTTATGCCAAAGAGTTTGTCTTTGGCTTAAACATCCTCACTGTCCTTCTAGTCCTAAGATAGAGACAGCAGCCCTCATGGAGtggcaggagaggctgagagcccaggggctttttagtctggagaagagaagactgagaggggatataataaatggttataaatacctgagggctgggggtcaagaggcaggggacaggctctgcccacttgcaccctggggtaggacaaggggcaatggatggaaactccagcacaggaggtttcacctcaacatgaggaggaacttcttcactgggagggtcacagagcactggaacaggctgcccagagaggttgtggagtctccttctctgaagactttcaaaccctgtctggatgtgttcctgtgtgacctgtgctggattctgtggtcctgctctggcaggggggttggacttgatctccaggagtcccttccaacccctaacacctgtgatcctgtgatgtccagagcagcctggcacactTGGCAGGGACTGGGTGGTAGATGCTCCTGACACATCTCTATCAGACAAGACACAAACAGAAGGCTCCTGGTGCTAAGAAGCTAACTATTGACAAGCCTTGTTCTGGTCTGCTACACtacagaagcagaagaggaaatgcCTTGTTCATTCTTCTGCTCAGCTCATGCTACACTCAGGCTCAGTGATTCTTTAGAAACATGGTGCTGTTGACTCCAGGAAATCCTGATCTATGCAAACAGAGGCAAAAAGCATTGGTTTTGTGGGGAGAAGGTCAAGTGATTATTGGCATAGAAACATTACAGCATGGCAGGTAGCTTTGTGAACCTTCCATGCACAGAAGGAATTAGCAATTACCCCTCCAGGaaggagagcagctggaaaaggcctccctGGCAGTCCTAGTATGGGACAGAGATGTTTTTGCTAAGGACAGACTTTTTTTGCCCAGTTCtcatccccccaccccaccagggTTTTTTGATTTGCACAGGCAGTGATTGACAAGTCCACACTGTCAATATATCTACAAACAAACAGTCCTCTGCCCTTAAATGGCACAGTTCCTACCCTCACAGTTATTGTGTGCTGACCAAATCAGTGCACAATAAGCAgagagcaatggtttgaaaccttAGCCTGGCATGCTGTATGGTAGCTACCAATCTCTTCTAGCAGGTGGTTTGATGGTGGTCAAAGATCCCATATTACCTCTCACTTCAAGTGTTTTACACAGTCTTGGAGTTGGCAGCAGGAAAGATTAGAGAAAAAGCAAGTCTAGAATCCAGGGGTTATATTGAAGGTGAACAGGAAGAGCCAGAGGCTACCAGCTTGAAGTCTCATCTGAGTGCCAGAAAGGTCATCAGGCTCCCATGCTCGTGACCAGCTAAGCTCACATGTTCAGAATGCTGCATCAGTACACTGAGAATAAATCTACAAGCCCCAAAGCTGAAATACCTCTTTATCTGTGAAGTGGGATTTATCCTTCTCTTGCTCTGGTGTCAAATACAGGATCTTCTCCtctgagaagggagagagaaagaaaaaaacaaaacaaaacaaatgaggCTGGATAAGACCATCAGGTTAAAGACAGCAAGAGACTCACAACAGGCAGCAATGACAACACAGAGGGTTTGGTCACTGACAGTGCCTCTTTCTAGCCAAAGCTCTATGAGAAACCAAACAGAGCCTGCCAGTAGAGAATAGCTGTAGTGAGAACACCAAAAAAGGCAGAGGCCCTGCTGTAGGGTTTGTCTGTAGTCACTAAGAATTCTGGGTTTGGCCAGAAAGGTGAAGTCAGTGTCCCCTCTGTAACCCCCTAGTAGCACAATTTATACTCACACAACTGACAGGCAGGTTTCAGGCTGTCTCTGCAAAACAAACtgccaccccagcactgcagatctTTCTGCACAGTGGAAGCTTTCTAGTTTCAGACTTCCCCCCAGAGTATCTGAGAAGCTGCAAGTTAGTGACCTGCCTACACAGCATCTCCTTGAGCAAGTCCTTAAAGATCTCTGTAAGGAGTCCCTCCAGCGTGATCTATCCAAGCACGACGGCTTAGGTGTTAAACCCCCAAAAGTGCTACCTACCCTCTGTGCCTTGGCAGTGCAGAACGTATCTCATGATATCCAGGTTTTCATAGACTATCAGGATCTCTACTGCTCCCATTTCCAAAGCTTTTAGTGTATCTTCAACACCAAAGCAGTACTTCCCCGTGTCCTGACTGATCTCGTCGAAGTATCGTCCTGCAGCCAGGGTACAAAGAGGTTGTCAGGAGCAGTGATCAAGCCACGTGGATTTTTAACAAGCCTGATTTGAATGCACCAAGAAACTGGAaaagcagcctgcagtgctgctgaaggaagTCAGGGATATGGGGATATATAACTCAGAACATTCGTTGTCAGGAAGCCAACACTGCCCTGTCAGGAATCTCACTCCAATGAGGAGTGAGGTTACCTtcactgtggggaaaaaaaaaaaaaaaaaatcactcagaCTAATCCAGCAGTAGGCACTACTTAACCtctctccagttctggagtccccagcataaggaggacacagttggagcaagtccagaggaggccacaaagatgatccaagtgctggaacacctctgtgatgaggataggctgaaggagctggggttgttcagcctggagaagactctggcggggggaccttagaactgccttccaaaacctgaagggatcctacaggaaggctgctgagggacttcTGATAAGAGTGTctagaaacaggacaagggggaatggtttggagctgaggaaaagtaggtttagactggatcttaagaagAAGACCACAAAgttggtgggactctggaacaggttgcccagggaggtggtggatgcctgGAGGtcagacaggttggatgaggccttgagcagcttagttgagaggcatccctgctcatgACTGGTTGGTAGGAGTaaatgtttaaggtcccttccaacctaagctgttctatgattctgtgatacttttaCTATTGCCCTCTTGTGCTTTCAAATGAGCTACATGCCTGCTGACAGCCAGACAAGGGATCATTGCAACTGCCATCTTAAAGCAAAGCACATCTCAACTCTCATCCTGCTGAAGATGCAAACAATCCAAGGATATTTTTCCTCTTAGTCTGAAACTAAGATGATCACTGATgaagaaagagacaaaagatTGAGAAGTTtgttgagggggaaaaaaaaaaaaaaaacaaaccaaacaaaaaaaaaaaaaaaaaaaaaaaaaaaacaaaaacccacacacacacaaaaaaaaaaaaaacaacaaacaaacaaacccagaaaaacccaaaccaaaccaaacaaacaaacaaaaaaaacccacaaaccaaaaaactccaCTCCTTAAATTCTCAATAAGTGCTGCAGCATTTGAGGTGTCCAGATGGTGATCCACAAAGAAGACCACTACAAGACAGAATGCACTAAGGGCTGAGGCAGGACACAAAGGCATTACCAGGAGCTCTTAAGAAAGATCAGCACGTTCAATCAAGCACGTCTGGCTCTGAAGAAGGCTGTGCACGTAGCCACATACCTATTAGTTTCTTCTCTTGAATGAATTTCACATTGGAGAGGACCTCAGTTGACAGTTCAATTGCTTGATTGAATCCATTTTCTCCTCCATATGAAATGTCAACTAGTTTGAGCACTTTGGATTGCAACCGCTGcacaagaaagagaggagacatGACAAAGAGTCTATTACACAGCACTGCCACAAGACCACTTCATAATGCCACAAGAGTAAGTACCTGGCAAGAGTCACAGCATTAATCTATTTTGCTTCACTTGCAAGTGGAGGTTCTGAGTCAGAGGAACCTCAGAATGCTTAATATTGAGGCACAGGTCTCAGGCAGCAGGGCCACGGAGATTAGGTTTAGTGGAGTTTAATTCCAATAAAGCTTCTGCTTCAGATTTAGGAACACGAAGGACTTCAGCAGTGGCTTCAAATCAGGGAGGATGGATTTCTTATTAGCACTGTTACTAAGAAAAGGAGACCTTACCTCCTTGCAGGAGGCAACAGGAAAAGGAGGCCTCTCTAGGACCCATCCCACGTTTTGATCCAATCAACTTCAGACACAGAGATGCATTTTACAGCACAGCTACTACTGCTATCCCCACGCTGACAGCTGAAACGTTTGGGCTTTGCTCAGGGAAGGCCACTCACCTGATCAAACATGTCAGATTGACTTAGTTCAGTTTTGAAGTCAGCTGATCCAGCTAAGACGAGCCCAGCCACGTTGACCTTGTCTCCAGAAATGAAGAGCTGCACGGCCGTCTCCGCTACCTTCCTCACGTAGTTGTGTCGCTTCTCCATCCTCAGGCGGGCGAAGCGCAAGGCAGACTGGCCTCCTCTACCTGCACCACAGCACAGGGACCACTTGGCAAGGCATTTCAGGAAGATTAGTAGCACATGGTCCCAACTGGGCCCCAAGTAACTGAAGCTAAGGGCAGATGAAGCCTTCAGAATGGGTTTGCCACAAGCAGAGCCAGAGGCACTCGTTCAAACAGCGAGAGAGCTCGTTCGCAGCAACAGATTTTTCGCTGTTGTTCCACAGAGGGAAATATGTTGGGGCTTTTGTCTTTAAAGGTACACAGACTCACAACTCCCTATAGAAAATCTGAACATCTAAGCACATCTTCCACAGCCTGCACCTTCATTAAAGCTAATTCCTTTCTTACACTGCCTCACGCATTTTTCTTATTGATGCAACCCATCCCGGCAGTCTCTGCTGCAGAAACTTACTGGGGGAGATGCTTCCATTCAATTTTGTCCCCTCTTTATCTATAGAGGACAGGAGTAGCTAACAGGTAAACCAGGAGTAGCTACCAATTTACTGAATTAATTAGAGGCTCACTATACTACAGCATCCTGTAGTGGCAGTAGAATTTTGCTCACTCTGTTTTAGGCTTCTgtgcttcttccttctccctacATCAGATGCACACTTCAAAGATGCTACTGAGCGGGTATCACTCCTTGTGCCACTAATTTACTGAAGACTGTCCCAGAAAACCAAGTTAAGGGTTTTCTGTCCCCAAAACCCAAGAGGAGCCACTTTAAGAAGCTCAGCTGCACATTACAGTGATTCATTCATTTTGacagaaggctcagaggagaggCTTTGCTGTCAGATTTCAGGGGAGCAAAGAACTGAGTCGAGCTAAACACCTACAGGCCAAATTCCCTGCTTCTGCCCTCACATCCCACCCCGTGGCATTCTGCAGCCAAGAGTCTGGAGGCAGGCTAATGTGTTACCATGCTTCTTTGGAAGATCCACAGTGAATTTGTGCAGGACTTCTCGTGTGTTTCCTTGAAGGGTTCCAAAGAGTGCACCACTACCATCTATTACTATAAAGCCAAACTTGCTGTCGTCGGAAAGCAGCGCCGTGAGAGCCTGCAACACAAAATTATGCTGTCAGCAGGAGGCACTGCTTTGTTAAGCACCCAGAAAGGCTACCAGGTACAGTACACCTCACCACATTTCAGTTCAGGGGTGCTCACTGCCTTTTATTAACAACTAAACCAGAGGAATAGCTGCAGATTAAGGAGGTGAGACCAGCCCTGAGGGCCGTCTCACAATATGCTGCCAAGGGCAGGAAAGAAACTCATGGTTATGCTTGATAACTATGTTCAGAGCATGAGAAGTTCATCCCATGGCATCACAGGTAGGTAGAACACCCAAGCCCTAAAGATCAGCTCTGCTAAGTGTTCAAGCAAACAGATCTCACCTCTATGGTTGGCAAAAGTGCAAGAGACTTTCCTAGCACTCCAGCCAGGAAGGCAGAacttcactgaatcacagaattgtcagggttggaaggaacctcaaggatcagccagttccaaccctgtcaccttccactagatcaggttgcccagagccacatccagcctggttttaaaaatacccagggatgaggcttccaccagatccttgggcaacctgttccagtatctcaccaccctcatggtgaagagcatcttcctaatgtctgatctaaatctcccctcctctaacTTGCTTGGTTCACTGCTCAGTCAGTTTTATACAGACCACCTTTCAGCTTGCCCACTACCACAAACACTGGTTTGCAGCACCTGCTGGCTTCAAGTCCCAGAGGTAGAATGATGAAATCTACAGTGGCTTTCACAAACTCAGCCTTACAAAGCAGAGCCAAGTGACAGCAGTAATAAATGTCCTGTGCACAACTGCCTACAGAGAAGACAGCCACAACATTTGCTGGCAAATGAAGTtgtctttccattttcttccctttaaaCTAGGCAGCTAACTTCATCCTGTaaggtcacagaatggcttaggttggaagggacatcagagatcagctactccaacccctctgccacaggcagggacacctctcaactaggcttgGTTGCTCAAGAcatcatctaacctggccttgaacacctccagggagagggtattcacaacctctctgggcaacctactccagagtctcaccacccttgtactgaagaatttcttcctaagatccactctaaacctgctctccctcagcttaaaaccattctccATTGTCCTtttgctagacaccctcatgaaaagtcgcTCTGCATCCTTCCTGGAGGATTCCTTTGGGTATTGCAAGGCAGTCTTCCCATCAGGCTGAAccacctcagctccttcagcctatcctcatagcagaggtgctccagcccttggatcatctttgtggccctcccctggactcacTCATGTGAGTTCCatgtccttatgctggggacaccagaacaggGTGCAGTATTTGAGGAGGGGTGTCACAAGAGCACAGTAATGGGTCATTAAGTTGACTACAACTAGAGCTTAGTATCAAGGTTTTTTGAGCTACTTCAGTCCAAtttcctgcccagccctggttCTGGTGGTGTGGAACATTACAGCTTACTCACACCCCATACTTCTTTCCCAAGGGAACCAGCTACTGCTCCCCCAGGGGCAGCCTGAGTGGGTCAGGCACACTCAGCACACACACTCCTGCTCACTTCAACGTGCCCAATAAAAGTAATGGCCAGAATCCTCTTCCTGGCTGGCAAAACCACTTCAGCAGGAAGGAGGACTTGTCAAATTCCAGAGTGTTTTAAGTCACCAGTTTAATACTGAAAGAGTGATGGTGTTGGGTTTACAGCAGAGGACCTTTAAGTGCCTGCACGCCTGCCAGCTTGATTACTGTGCTGAACGGAAAGGCTAAAACCCATCAGTCATCTTCACCCCAAATCCACACCACCAAGGCTACAGCTTTCAAAGCTTAAAAGAAACAGACTCTCAGGTTTAAGGGAATCTACTGGCCAAAATAAATATTCTGTATTAATTCCTCAGCAGTGGGATGAATGAGAGGAGGAAGTGCCATATTACATCGCAATCTATTTAACTGGGACACAGCCAAGCAAATCCTGTGACTGGAATGAACGCTCCAGCCAAGGTATCAAAATAAGTCATTGTAAATCCCACCCTCCAGACACATGTCAGGGGTTCATATCCCTCTTGGGAAGTTACTCTGGTTTCACACAGGCAATAAAATATCTGGAGGAAATCTTATCAGATactcctgccaggcagcagatGACTACAGCTCTGATCTTCctcattccctcttgttttaaTGAAGTAGCCAATGAGCAGCAATTCCCTCAGATTCCCCTTCACTGGCTCTATGTCAGCAATTCCACTGTTTGACCTTCGTGGGCAATAAGTTAGCCATGGGATAGCCCTGTGCccttgtgggcaagaaggcaaatgggatcctggggtgcattaagccagcaagtcaagggaggttctcctcccacctcaactctgccctggtgagaccacacctggagtactgtgtcccgttctgggctcctcagttcaagagggacagggatctactggagagtgTTCAACAGAGGCTGCaaggaacatctgtctgatgaggaaaggctgagagccctggggctgtttagcctggagaagagcagccccagaggggatatGATGAAcgctataaatatctgaagggtgggtgtcaaaaagaaggagccaggctcttttcaacggtgtcctgtgataggacaaggggcaatggaaactggaacccaggaagttctacttcaacatgaggaaaaacttctttattgtgagggtgctggagcaggctgctcaaagggTGGGtctttttctctggagactttcaagagccatctggatgtgttcctctgtgacctgccctaggtgattctgctttggcagggggggttggacttcatcttcagaggtcccttccagtccctaccaTTCTACAATGCCATCAAACACAAAAACAGGGCTATTGCTTTCCTCCTGTTCCTTTAGCCTGGGATGAAGTTTTAGACTGAAGCTGCAAAGAGGGAAGTGAAGATCACATCTTCTCTGCTCCTTGACATGCCCTCTCCTTCAGAGGGCATCTGTTCATGTCCCAAGCCAGATGCCTTAGCTGCTGAGTTCTAATTGCATGTGGAGGGCAAGCACTGGGTTAACAGCACAGCTCTACAACCAAACAGCATCAATGGGCAAATCAAGACTGCAGTGCTAGTATCACCTCACTGCTCAGgagagctctgccagctggatg contains the following coding sequences:
- the ETF1 gene encoding eukaryotic peptide chain release factor subunit 1; this translates as MADDPSAADRNVEIWKIKKLIKSLEAARGNGTSMISLIIPPKDQISRVAKMLADEFGTASNIKSRVNRLSVLGAITSVQQRLKLYNKVPPNGLVVYCGTIVTEEGKEKKVNIDFEPFKPINTSLYLCDNKFHTEALTALLSDDSKFGFIVIDGSGALFGTLQGNTREVLHKFTVDLPKKHGRGGQSALRFARLRMEKRHNYVRKVAETAVQLFISGDKVNVAGLVLAGSADFKTELSQSDMFDQRLQSKVLKLVDISYGGENGFNQAIELSTEVLSNVKFIQEKKLIGRYFDEISQDTGKYCFGVEDTLKALEMGAVEILIVYENLDIMRYVLHCQGTEEEKILYLTPEQEKDKSHFTDKETGQEHELIESMPLLEWFANNYKKFGATLEIVTDKSQEGSQFVKGFGGIGGILRYRVDFQGMEYQGGDDEFFDLDDY